In a single window of the Pyrococcus sp. NA2 genome:
- a CDS encoding ATP pyrophosphatase, giving the protein MRGVAFFSGGKDGLYAVYLAENMGIRVDQLLILKTSIGVSPHWENVDAIRKIAMSMNRSLLFFDMAKGTEALAHFVSKLGVDYVIAGDVHLEDHKIWVENLAKDANVKALEPLWGRDSEELAREMLEVGLKWAIIAVDKEKLPRDALGYTFESQEDLDNFLALYDVDPLGEYGEFHTVVLESPLFEMNFSLRIVDIKESGRYYWVKFDLREKSL; this is encoded by the coding sequence TTGAGAGGTGTTGCTTTCTTCTCGGGTGGTAAAGATGGACTTTACGCGGTTTATTTAGCTGAAAACATGGGTATAAGAGTTGATCAATTATTAATATTAAAAACAAGCATAGGAGTGTCCCCTCATTGGGAGAACGTAGATGCCATTAGAAAGATCGCAATGAGCATGAACAGATCCTTGCTATTCTTTGATATGGCTAAAGGAACTGAAGCTTTGGCACATTTTGTCTCCAAACTTGGTGTGGATTACGTCATAGCTGGTGATGTTCATCTTGAAGATCACAAGATTTGGGTGGAAAATTTAGCTAAGGATGCTAATGTAAAAGCTCTTGAGCCACTTTGGGGGAGGGATAGCGAAGAACTTGCGAGAGAGATGCTAGAGGTTGGACTTAAATGGGCAATAATTGCCGTTGATAAGGAAAAACTTCCGAGAGATGCTCTCGGGTACACTTTTGAAAGCCAGGAAGATTTGGACAACTTCTTAGCTCTGTACGATGTTGATCCTTTAGGTGAGTACGGTGAGTTTCACACAGTAGTTCTTGAGAGTCCATTGTTCGAGATGAACTTCTCCTTAAGGATCGTTGATATTAAGGAATCCGGGAGGTACTATTGGGTGAAGTTTGATCTTCGGGAAAAGTCTTTATAA
- a CDS encoding TldD/PmbA family protein, which translates to METLEKALKWAEENLKAEYIELRYEDLKKTTLNLKDGVFVGFTTKVQRGVAIRVLANGAWGFSSTSRLDNLEKAIEEAYKLAKAASETKKEKIKLAEIKPVEDFVKSKMKVKPKDVSVEEKVNHLLELEKLLKEDSAVKSVNIRYEDGSGQKILLTNEGTRIEWDYNYLWQGVYVTGKKDGKLAMARDSIGAVDYGWELMTEREPNEKVTERLLRKLHSQLNGVAPKRGEFPVVAGPIIVGLIAHEALGHLAEADLTMNSPFKDLLGKQIAPEYVTMSERHVEGGFGNDKYDDEGVPVRDIHIIENGILKEIMLNREYAEKFNMEPNGHARAESYQYPPIIRMRNTVFEPGDWSFDEMIEDIKFGYYLVDFRGGQAQLNSAFQVGIQEGYVIRNGEIAEPIRDTSITGVAIEALKKISAVGKDFGIEVGFCGKGQIAFVSSGGPHMRFDGGIIIG; encoded by the coding sequence ATGGAAACGCTTGAGAAGGCCCTCAAGTGGGCTGAGGAGAACTTGAAAGCTGAATACATAGAGCTTAGGTACGAAGATCTTAAGAAAACAACCCTTAACTTAAAGGATGGTGTATTTGTAGGCTTCACGACAAAAGTACAGAGAGGAGTTGCAATTAGGGTTCTAGCAAATGGCGCCTGGGGATTTTCATCAACGAGCAGACTAGACAACTTAGAAAAGGCAATTGAAGAGGCATACAAATTAGCAAAAGCTGCCTCGGAAACTAAAAAGGAGAAGATAAAATTAGCAGAAATTAAGCCCGTTGAGGACTTCGTGAAAAGTAAGATGAAAGTCAAACCAAAAGATGTAAGTGTTGAAGAGAAGGTTAACCATTTACTAGAGCTTGAAAAGTTACTGAAGGAGGACAGCGCTGTAAAGAGCGTGAACATAAGATACGAAGATGGAAGTGGCCAGAAGATCCTTCTAACAAATGAGGGGACAAGAATAGAGTGGGATTACAATTATCTCTGGCAAGGCGTCTATGTAACTGGAAAGAAGGACGGAAAACTTGCAATGGCGAGGGATAGCATAGGTGCAGTGGACTACGGCTGGGAGCTAATGACGGAGAGAGAACCTAATGAGAAAGTCACCGAAAGACTTCTGAGAAAACTTCATAGTCAATTAAACGGAGTTGCTCCAAAGAGAGGAGAGTTTCCGGTGGTTGCAGGTCCAATAATAGTTGGGCTAATAGCTCATGAAGCCCTTGGACACTTGGCAGAGGCTGACCTAACGATGAATTCACCCTTCAAGGACCTACTCGGCAAACAGATAGCTCCCGAATACGTTACGATGAGTGAACGCCACGTTGAGGGAGGATTTGGAAACGACAAGTATGACGATGAAGGAGTTCCAGTTAGGGACATTCACATTATCGAGAACGGGATTCTAAAAGAGATAATGCTGAACAGAGAATACGCAGAGAAGTTTAACATGGAGCCAAATGGTCATGCCAGAGCTGAAAGCTATCAGTATCCTCCAATAATAAGGATGAGAAACACCGTATTCGAACCAGGAGACTGGAGCTTTGACGAGATGATCGAGGACATAAAGTTCGGTTACTACCTAGTTGACTTCCGTGGTGGACAGGCCCAGCTCAACTCTGCATTCCAAGTTGGGATTCAGGAGGGGTACGTGATTAGGAATGGCGAGATAGCTGAACCAATAAGGGACACCTCAATTACTGGAGTTGCCATAGAGGCTTTGAAGAAGATAAGTGCCGTAGGTAAAGACTTTGGCATTGAAGTTGGATTCTGTGGAAAGGGTCAGATAGCATTTGTGAGTTCTGGAGGACCTCACATGAGATTTGATGGTGGCATAATAATAGGGTGA
- a CDS encoding TldD/PmbA family protein, producing MEELIRYGEKFFDELEIVVYRSRDVSLNVELNEISLGSTRRSVMTIVRGIKDKRMGISIVDSDAKEDIRRAIEDAAKVAKLNNPDENWKSLPEPGKYREKPRVSEELREVSTDTLVEMVTRGIKLAREEDPNVTVAGGSAGSSWVEVNIVNSQGVNISQEFGYAHVFFEFVGKKEGVVTPGIFEFDAKDSLDLDIEGTVKRGLEQVKWAYKVKEAKNEEATVIFGPWAISGLLYYALFPAFSGERLIKKTTPLADKIGEKIASDVITLYDDTFHELSIAKAIADGEGVPTRKTMIIENGVFKGFIWDNYWAKVYGTESTGHGQRDWRGGGINIGLNSAVIEGGKRSKEEIIGEIKHGYLVEGVQGAHSSNPDNGNFAVTANPAYLIEDGEIVGSTVFLIAGNIYELLKQASEVSKEQRAIPAMFTTITPYIKFENVRIAGKK from the coding sequence ATGGAGGAGCTAATTAGGTACGGTGAAAAGTTCTTTGATGAGCTCGAGATAGTCGTTTATAGGTCAAGGGATGTCAGCCTAAACGTTGAGTTAAACGAAATTTCACTTGGAAGTACGAGAAGGAGTGTAATGACGATAGTGAGAGGAATAAAAGACAAGAGAATGGGAATTTCAATAGTTGACAGCGATGCTAAGGAGGACATAAGGAGGGCAATTGAGGATGCAGCAAAAGTTGCAAAGCTGAACAATCCTGATGAGAATTGGAAATCCTTGCCAGAACCAGGAAAATATAGGGAGAAACCAAGAGTTAGTGAGGAATTAAGAGAAGTCTCAACGGATACCCTTGTTGAGATGGTCACAAGGGGAATAAAACTTGCTAGAGAGGAAGATCCAAACGTTACAGTAGCCGGAGGAAGTGCCGGATCTTCCTGGGTTGAGGTCAACATAGTGAACTCTCAAGGAGTTAACATTTCCCAGGAATTCGGATACGCACATGTATTCTTCGAATTTGTTGGAAAGAAGGAAGGAGTCGTAACTCCAGGGATATTCGAGTTCGATGCCAAGGATAGCCTAGACCTAGACATTGAAGGAACAGTAAAGAGAGGATTAGAACAGGTAAAATGGGCATACAAGGTTAAGGAGGCAAAAAATGAGGAGGCAACGGTGATATTTGGTCCCTGGGCTATATCTGGGCTACTGTATTATGCCCTCTTCCCAGCCTTCAGCGGTGAGAGGTTAATCAAGAAGACAACCCCTCTAGCTGATAAGATAGGAGAGAAAATAGCTAGTGACGTTATAACCCTCTACGATGACACTTTCCATGAGCTTAGCATAGCAAAGGCCATTGCCGATGGAGAGGGAGTTCCAACGAGGAAAACCATGATAATTGAAAATGGAGTCTTCAAGGGATTCATATGGGACAACTATTGGGCCAAGGTATATGGGACGGAGAGTACTGGACACGGGCAGAGGGATTGGAGGGGTGGAGGGATCAACATAGGTCTTAATTCAGCCGTAATTGAGGGAGGAAAAAGATCTAAGGAAGAGATAATAGGAGAGATAAAACACGGCTATCTAGTGGAAGGAGTCCAGGGAGCTCACTCGAGCAATCCCGACAATGGAAACTTCGCTGTAACTGCCAATCCCGCTTACCTAATAGAAGATGGTGAGATAGTTGGTTCCACAGTATTCCTGATAGCCGGCAACATCTACGAACTACTTAAACAAGCAAGCGAGGTGAGTAAGGAGCAGAGGGCAATCCCAGCAATGTTCACAACAATAACCCCCTATATTAAGTTTGAGAACGTCAGGATTGCTGGTAAGAAGTAA
- a CDS encoding DUF1699 family protein: MRVEITARNVKELLRKIDEELNEDVTEVYINLRPTKEVIVRILENSPNVRIIGCPPSLYPKVSKKVINALNQIGIKIVPMEKGRGRPRKYSARTLELIDSMLKDGKSPREISEALGIPIRTLYYLIANMKREVREFET; this comes from the coding sequence ATGAGGGTTGAGATAACGGCGAGAAATGTTAAGGAGTTGTTAAGAAAGATTGATGAGGAACTTAACGAGGATGTTACGGAGGTTTACATAAACTTGAGACCAACGAAAGAGGTCATTGTTAGGATTCTTGAGAATTCTCCAAATGTTAGGATAATAGGATGTCCACCAAGTCTTTATCCGAAGGTCTCGAAGAAGGTAATTAATGCTCTAAATCAAATTGGAATTAAGATAGTTCCGATGGAAAAGGGAAGAGGGAGACCAAGGAAGTATTCTGCTAGAACACTTGAGCTGATAGACTCAATGTTGAAAGATGGAAAGAGTCCAAGAGAGATAAGCGAGGCGCTTGGGATTCCAATAAGAACGTTGTATTACCTAATTGCAAATATGAAAAGGGAGGTTAGGGAATTTGAAACATAA